The genomic interval CCTCGATCACCGCGGCCAGCGACGGCAGGCCGTAGTGCATCGGCAGTGCGGTCAGCAATGCGGTCGCCGGCCCGCGGCCGTCCTCTGCCCGCGACGCCGACCAGAACGCCTCCTCGGCCAGCTGTGCACCGCCGCCCCAGTCACCGGTCACCTTCCCGAGTGCCGTGAACCGCGCAGTGCGTCCGTCCGGCAACATCCCGGAACAGTTGATCCCTGCCCCACACACCACTGCCACGCCACGAGGCTCGTCCACCCCGGACCGCAGCAGAGCGAACGTGTCGTTGGTGACATACACCGACTCCGCCCAACCGCAGTCCTCGAAGACACTGGTCAGCTGCTCCACCTCGATCGGCAGGTCGGCGTTCGCCAGGCACGCCGAGATCTGCTGCACCAGGGGTACGTCGCCCAGTCGCAGCCCGGCATCAGCCGCCGCAGCACGTACCAGAGGCTCCAGTCCGGCCACTGCGGCGACCGGCCCGATCTTCTGCGGTTCGAACCCACCACCACGCGCCGTACCGAGCACTGTCCCGTCTGCGGCGACCAGTGCGACATCTGTCTTGCTGTTGCCGGCGTCGAAGGCGAGGACTCCGCCGGGGACTAGCGCGCCCACGGGAGGTACGCCTTGTTGTGCGCGAGCAGTTTGTCGGTCAGCGCCTGCGCGATGGCGATCTGCCCGACCAAAGGATGCGCCAGCAGCGCCTTGAACACCCGCTCCGATCCGCCCTTCACTGCGGCCTCCAGCGCCAGGTCCTCGTACGCCGTCACGTGTGCGACCAGTCCGGCGTACAAGGGTTCCAGTGGGGCGACCGGCTCCGGCGTCGTACCCTCGGCGCCGACAGTGGCCGGCACCTCGATGACAGCATCGTCAGCGAGGAACGGGAACGTGCCGTTGTTCAGGGTGTTCACCACCTGTACGTCACCGGTGTTGTTCAGCAGTGACGACGCCAGTGCGACAGCTGCTTCGGAGTAGTACGCGCCGCCGCGCTTCTCGAGCAGTGCGGGCTTCTCGTCGAGCTTCGGATCGGCGTACATGTCCAGCAGTTCCTTCTCGAGTGCAGCGACCTCAGCGGCCCGAGACGGCTTGGTGAGCAGTTCCTTCACCACTGCGTCGTGCGCGTAGTAGTAGCGCAGGTAGTACGACGGTACGACGCCCAGCTCGCGCACCACGTCCGCCGGCAGGATCAGGTCCTCGGACAGCTCGTCGAGGTGCTCGGCGAGCAGCTTGGGCAGCATGTCCTCGCCGTTGACGCGGACCGCGCGCTCCCAGGTCAGGTGGTTCAACCCCACGTGGTCCAGCGACACCTCCTCCGGTGTGACCCCGAGCATGGCTGCGAACCGGCGCTGGAACCCGATCGCCACATTGCACAGCCCGACCGCCTTGTGGCCGTGCGACAGCAGCGCACGCGTCACGATGCCCACCGGGTTGGTGAAGTCGATGATCCACGCGTCCGGATTGGTACGCCGTACCCGCTCCGCAATGTCCAGCACTACCGGCACGGTCCGCAGGGCTTTCGCGAGGCCACCGGCACCAGTCGTCTCCTGGCCGACACAACCGCACTCCAGTGGCCAGGTCTCGTCCTCGTTGCGCGCGGCCTGCCCACCGACGCGGAGCTGGAGCAGTACGGCGTCCGCACCCTCGATGCCCGCGTCCAGGTCGGACGTGGTGATCACGCGGCCCGGATGCCCTTGTTTTGCGAAGATCCGGCGGGCCAGACCGCCGACCAGCTCAAGCCGGTCCGCCGCCGGATCGACGAGCACCAGCTCCGACACTGGCAACGTGTCCCGCAACCGGGCAAAGCCGTCGACGAGCTCGGGCGTGTAGGTGGACCCGCCACCAACGACTGTGAGTTTCATGCGGTTGCTCCTAGGTGACAGGGGGACCAGCGGTGTCGAAGACCTCGTCACGGGTCGTGCTGAGGGCGGACTGCAAGGCTCCGGAGAGCACAGGGTCGGTGCTGATCGCGGTCATCAGCAGTTGCGGCCTGGGTACGGCGAGATCGGCGAGCTCGTCCTGGACGAGGCCGCGCAGGCGTTCGCCGCCCGCGGTGATGACGCCGCCGGCCAGCACGATCAGCTCCGGGTCGACGACCGCCACGATCGCAGCCAGACCGACGGCGAGCCGGTGCGCGAACTCCGTGAGTACGGCGTCGCCGGCGCCCTCGGTCTGCAGTGCGACCGCGATCGCGGCTTCCGGCGTACGGGCTTTCAGGCCGTGTTCGCGGGCGAGCTCCAGGACCGGTTCGCCACCGGCGAGCTCCTGGAAGCCACCGGCGTTGTTCCGGCCGACGTTGCGGACCAGCGGTGTACCCGGCAGTGGCAGGAACGCGACCTCGCCGGCGCCGCCGGTCGCACCGCGGTGGAGCCTGCCGTTGATCACGATCGCGGCGCCGATGCCTTCCTCGCCCCACAGCAGCACGAAGTTGTCGTGCTCGCGGGCATGGCCGACGCGCTGCTCGGCGATCGCGGCCAGGTTGACGTCGTTCTCGACCTCCAGTGGTACGGCGACCGCAGCGGCCAGCTCCTCGAGCAGATGCGGGGCATGCCAACCGGGCAGGTGCGTCGCGTACCGCAGCCGGCCGGTGGTCGGGTCGAAGCCACCCGGTGTGCCGATCGAGACCCGGTGCAGGCGTTCACGGTTCATCCCTGCCTCGCCGGCCGCACCCTCGATCGCCTTCACTACCCGGTCGACCGTGCCCTTGGCGCTGCGGCCGGGAGTGGCCAGCTCGTACTCGCCGACCACGTTGCCGGTGAGGTCCGCGACCGCGGCCCGGATCCGCGTCGGCGTCACGTCGAGGCCCGCGACGTACGCGATGCCGCCGTTGATCTCGTACAGCTGCGCGTTCGGGCCGGGGCGCCCCGCGGTGGTGCCGCTGGGGCGGACCAGGTGGGCTGCCTCCAGCCGGGCGAGCAGCTGCGACGCGGTCGGCTTGGACAGACCGGTCAGGTTGCCCAGCGTCGTACGGGAGAGCGGCCCCTGGCTGAGCAGCAGATCCAGGGCGGCGCGGTCGTTCATCGCGCGCAGCAGGCGCGGCGTTCCGGGTGTTGTTGCCATGAGCCAACCCTGCCTCCCATCGCCGCTCGCGGGTACACGCCGCGCTGATCCCGTGAACTGTTAGGAAAGTTTACTATTAACGCGAGACCGTACGGCGGACTTCGGCGGGTGTCAATCGGCGATGGTCGGTTAGGGTTACCTAACTATGTCCACTGGGGAGTTGTTGAGACGGGCGGTTCGGCGGCACCGGGGCCGGATGGTCGCAGGAGTGCTGGTGCTCTCGTTGCATCAGGCCACCGAGGCGGCGGTGCCGGTGGCGATCGGTGTGTTCGTGGACCGGGCGGTGACGACGGGCCGGATCGAGCCGCTGCTGTGGTGCGTGCTGATGATGGTCGTGCTGTTCGCCGTCCTGTCGAACGCTTGGAAGACCGGTGCGCGGCAAGTGGTGTGGGCGATCGAGTACGAGACGCATCTGCTGCGGCTGGAGATCGCACAGCGGGTGCTGGACCCGCGTGGTCACCGGACCGGGCTGCGGTCGGGTGAGCTGCTGTCGATCGCGACATCGGATGCCGAGAAGGCCGCACTGGTGATGCG from Kribbella sp. NBC_00709 carries:
- a CDS encoding N-acetylglucosamine kinase, which encodes MGALVPGGVLAFDAGNSKTDVALVAADGTVLGTARGGGFEPQKIGPVAAVAGLEPLVRAAAADAGLRLGDVPLVQQISACLANADLPIEVEQLTSVFEDCGWAESVYVTNDTFALLRSGVDEPRGVAVVCGAGINCSGMLPDGRTARFTALGKVTGDWGGGAQLAEEAFWSASRAEDGRGPATALLTALPMHYGLPSLAAVIEAFHFGEFPAERQLEAGPVLFQVAAAGDTVALGIIQQQAEEIVAMAVSALRRLELLDERVTVVLGGGVLTAGHSVLLDRVAQLLAEVAPKAVPRVVDVPPVVGAALLGLDHTAAGASAQERLRAAFAPPPAA
- a CDS encoding 6-phospho-beta-glucosidase, translating into MKLTVVGGGSTYTPELVDGFARLRDTLPVSELVLVDPAADRLELVGGLARRIFAKQGHPGRVITTSDLDAGIEGADAVLLQLRVGGQAARNEDETWPLECGCVGQETTGAGGLAKALRTVPVVLDIAERVRRTNPDAWIIDFTNPVGIVTRALLSHGHKAVGLCNVAIGFQRRFAAMLGVTPEEVSLDHVGLNHLTWERAVRVNGEDMLPKLLAEHLDELSEDLILPADVVRELGVVPSYYLRYYYAHDAVVKELLTKPSRAAEVAALEKELLDMYADPKLDEKPALLEKRGGAYYSEAAVALASSLLNNTGDVQVVNTLNNGTFPFLADDAVIEVPATVGAEGTTPEPVAPLEPLYAGLVAHVTAYEDLALEAAVKGGSERVFKALLAHPLVGQIAIAQALTDKLLAHNKAYLPWAR
- a CDS encoding ROK family transcriptional regulator, with translation MATTPGTPRLLRAMNDRAALDLLLSQGPLSRTTLGNLTGLSKPTASQLLARLEAAHLVRPSGTTAGRPGPNAQLYEINGGIAYVAGLDVTPTRIRAAVADLTGNVVGEYELATPGRSAKGTVDRVVKAIEGAAGEAGMNRERLHRVSIGTPGGFDPTTGRLRYATHLPGWHAPHLLEELAAAVAVPLEVENDVNLAAIAEQRVGHAREHDNFVLLWGEEGIGAAIVINGRLHRGATGGAGEVAFLPLPGTPLVRNVGRNNAGGFQELAGGEPVLELAREHGLKARTPEAAIAVALQTEGAGDAVLTEFAHRLAVGLAAIVAVVDPELIVLAGGVITAGGERLRGLVQDELADLAVPRPQLLMTAISTDPVLSGALQSALSTTRDEVFDTAGPPVT